A window of the Myripristis murdjan chromosome 15, fMyrMur1.1, whole genome shotgun sequence genome harbors these coding sequences:
- the LOC115372684 gene encoding centrosomal protein of 55 kDa-like has product MARNEKTASLQKQLHMKDTEQTYFDDKEWSEDQIHLLQPQTEEVNKYAVIVTRCRYLESVVRDLQDRILHEQETTKRLHSLLADALEKNRQWLAYNQEREAYVRAVLARMLWLEQHLNQANQALSQQHNDDHSDEREKILQMQEHYDKLLLKAKNELESFREQVSTAHCDLSEMQWRFDKKEREVDDLKLQLRTMKLSSSKSAQEERHHSGAKENMWRAKVEDLENSLDKERRRSSELAKQASLLQKSLMNHHKDQKKIAVLENQIQITSRDLEDERLNCLYLQKHLYKVIKKLRESRDQVASLSERDQQQQDPRLHAVSLDSTPPPFKPSRDSGTSSHCKSLLDESFLECPCCRAQYPSSRYRELLAHLEECGE; this is encoded by the exons CCGCTTCACTGCAAAAGCAGCTGCACATGAAAGACACAGAGCAGACCTACTTTGATGATAAAGAGTGGAGTGAGGATCAAATCCATCTTCTCCAGCCCCAGACAGAAGAAGTCAACAAGTATGCAGTCATCGTGACCAGGTGTCGGTACCTTGAGAGCGTAGTTAGAGATCTGCAG GACCGCATTTTACATGAACAGGAGACCACCAAAAGGCTCCACAGTCTCCTGGCAGAT GCCTTGGAGAAGAACAGGCAGTGGCTGGCATACAACCAGGAGAGAGAGGCCTATGTTAGGGCAGTCCTGGCCAGAATGTTATGGCTGGAGCAGCATCTGAACCAAGCCAATCAAGCCCTCTCACAGCAGCACAATGATGACCATTCAGATG AGCGGGAGAAAATACTCCAGATGCAGGAGCATTATGACAAACTCTTGCTTAAAGCCAAGAATGAGCTGGAGTCATTCCGGGAGCAGGTCAGCACAGCCCACTGTGACCTGAGTGAGATGCAATGGAG GTTTgacaaaaaggagagagaagtggaTGATCTCAAGCTGCAGCTGCGGACAATGAAGCTGAGCAGCAGCAAAAGTGCACAGGAAGAGAGGCATCACTCTGGAGCTAAAGAAAACATGTGGAGGGCTAAAGTTGAGGACCTCGAGAACAGTCTAGATAAAGAGAGGCGCAGGTCGTCTGAGCTTGCAAAGCAG GCAAGTCTCCTTCAAAAGTCTTTGATGAATCATCACAAGGACCAGAAAAAGATCGCTGTCTTGGAGAATCAG ATCCAGATAACTTCTCGTGACCTTGAAGATGAGAGACTTAATTGTTTGTATTTGCAAAAGCATTTATACAAAGTGATCAAGAAGCTGCGCGAATCTAGAGACCAAGTGGCAAGTTTGTCAGAG AgagaccagcagcagcaggatccCAGGTTGCATGCGGTTAGTTTGGACAGCACACCCCCTCCCTTCAAGCCTTCCAGAGACAGCGGGACATCCTCCCATTGCAAAAGCTTGTTGGATGAAAGCTTCCTGGAGTGTCCCTGCTGCAGGGCGCAGTATCCCAGCAGCAGATACAGAGAGCTGCTGGCCCACCTAGAGGAGTGTGGAGAATGA
- the LOC115372713 gene encoding free fatty acid receptor 4 has translation MDLFPPTFSSQKASCNLAVVSSKFSGYLRSKTPVGFMDDYPHTHLHLRNFSYFSFFSELRHSDHVATTIVESLAITAVFLVSVAANAGAAALVTWERRPLANKTVLTLNLFVADLLFVSMIPLIVAVRWTVSWKLGYTACHTVLYVICMSGCVTITTLASISVERVQAILRLQTVPTFNLRIVCATVTFIWAFSALTSIPLSLFFTVVEVEFPGQGNLHICTLKWPDATGEIVWNVAFTALCFVLPGLIIVVSYSKILQITKTCRRRLWASDSPSTLGESPEYLVSRQDIKLFRTLLVLMLSFLIMWSPIFILTFLILARNFHDHLFISSTMFFWVVTFTLANSALNPILYSVCQFKNGWRRLCCGTVVAPLKQVPRANGRT, from the exons ATGGATTTATTTCCCCCTACATTTTCTTCCCAGAAGGCATCCTGCAATTTGGCAGTAGTCAGCAGTAAATTCAGTGGGTATCTTAGATCTAAGACCCCTGTAGGCTTTATGGATGATTACCCTCACACTCACCTCCACTTGAGAAATTTCTCttacttttccttcttttcGGAGCTGCGCCACTCAGATCATGTTGCCACCACTATTGTGGAGAGCCTGGCTATCACCGCTGTCTTCCTGGTCTCCGTGGCAGCAAATGCAGGAGCTGCAGCCCTAGTAACCTGGGAACGCAGACCGCTGGCAAACAAGACAGTCCTGACCCTCAACCTCTTTGTGGCCGACCTGCTTTTTGTCAGCATGATCCCGCTGATTGTGGCGGTGAGATGGACTGTGTCCTGGAAGCTTGGATATACAGCCTGTCACACTGTGCTGTATGTCATCTGCATGAGTGGCTGTGTCACCATCACCACCCTGGCCTCCATCAGTGTGGAAAGGGTTCAAGCTATTCTTCGGCTTCAGACCGTCCCCACTTTCAATCTCAGGATTGTGTGTGCCACTGTCACCTTCATCTGGGCTTTTTCTGCGCTCACCTCCATCCCCCTCAGTCTGTTCTTCACTGTGGTGGAAGTGGAGTTCCCTGGACAG GGAAATTTACATATCTGTACTCTTAAGTGGCCTGATGCAACTGGGGAAATTGTGTGGAATGTGGCCTTTACTGCCTTGTGCTTCGTTCTGCCAGGACTCATCATTGTGGTCAGCTACAGCAAAATATTACAG ATTACTAAAACCTGTAGGAGAAGGCTCTGGGCCAGCGACAGTCCTTCCACACTAGGAGAGTCTCCTGAGTATTTAGTCTCCCGCCAAGACATCAAGCTCTTCCGCACACTGTTAGTCCTCATGCTCTCTTTCCTAATCATGTGGAGCCCCATTTTCATCCTCACCTTCCTCATCCTCGCCAGGAACTTCCATGATCACCTGTTCATCTCCTCTACCATGTTCTTCTGGGTGGTAACATTCACCCTGGCAAACTCAGCCCTCAATCCCATCCTCTACTCTGTCTGCCAGTTCAAGAACGGCTGGCGCAGGCTCTGTTGTGGCACTGTGGTGGCACCGCTGAAGCAAGTGCCCCGTGCCAATGGTCGCACATAA
- the LOC115372932 gene encoding cone cGMP-specific 3',5'-cyclic phosphodiesterase subunit alpha'-like produces the protein MADKDSVEKFLDNNPQFAKEYYEKKVKADVITAAFNNQVQVKDPASYKDVTTIQEAEFMFELIKEMQGSNPMEKGMHKVLQRISLLIQADRCSYFAYRSRNGSPELATLLFDVTSTSPFEKNLVNPNVEIVFPTDMGIVGWTAHSKKPQNIPDVKKDSHFSDFVDKQTKYTTKCMITAPIMCGKEPVGVVMALNKQGANEFSKSDQELFNKYVNFAAVIAIQDHTAYMWDVESRRSQVLLWSASKVFEELTDIERQFHKALYTVRTYLKCERYSVGLLDMTKEKEFFDEWPIKLGEQEPYKGPKTPDGREVNFYKIIDYLLEDKEEIKVIPGPPADHWALVSGLPTYVAENGFICNMMNAPADDYFAFQKEAVDETGWMIKNVLSLPIVNKKEEIVGIATFFNRKDGKPFDENDEQITEALTQFLGWSTLNCDTYDKLNRTEWRKDVAQEMLMYQARATPSEIQSILNTEEKLGSAPEDCDQKEMYKLLRANIPETKKVELLEFRFSDFPLSEFELIKCGIRCFFDLGVVEKFKVPAEVLTRWMYTVRKGYRAITYHNWRHGFNVGQTMFTLLMTGNLKKYYSDLEAFAMVAAGFCHDIDHRGTNNLYQTKSASPLAKLHSSSVMERHHLEFSKTLMSDEELNIFQNLQKRQFETVQHLFEVCIIATDLALYFKKRTMFQKIVEAVGTIPDEKERLGFVSNNATRKEIIMAMMMTACDLSAITKPWEVQSKVALMVAAEFWEQGDLERTVLDQQPIPMMDRNHADELPKMQCGFIDFVCSFVYKEFSKFHEEIKPMWDGLNNNRTEWKALADVHEAKMKAIEEEKKRLEGGGQAAEEGGKSKTCVIS, from the exons ATGGCAGACAAAGACAGTGTTGAGAAGTTTCTTGACAACAACCCGCAGTTTGCAAAGGAGTACTACGAGAAGAAAGTCAAGGCAGATGTGATCACTGCTGCTTTCAATAACCAGGTCCAGGTGAAGGACCCAGCTTCTTACAAGGATGTCACTACCATCCAGGAGGCCGAGTTCATGTTTGAGCTCATCAAGGAGATGCAAGGCAGCAACCCAATGGAAAAAGGAATGCATAAAGTTCTGCAGAGGATTTCTCTACTGATCCAGGCTGACCGTTGCAGCTACTTTGCCTACAGGTCCAGAAATGGCTCTCCTGAGCTGGCCACCCTCCTCTTTGATGTGACATCCACCAGTCCGTTTGAGAAAAATCTAGTGAACCCCAATGTAGAGATTGTCTTTCCCACTGACATGGGTATTGTTGGATGGACGGCACACTCCAAGAAGCCTCAAAATATCCCTGATGTGAAGAAG GACTCTCATTTCAGTGACTTTGTGGATAAGCAGACCAAATATACCACCAAATGCATGATTACTGCTCCCATTATGTGTGGAAAAGAGCCCGTCGGTGTTGTCATGGCACTCAACAAGCAAGGTGCTAATGAATTCTCAAAGAGTGATCAGGAG ctCTTCAATAAATATGTGAACTTTGCCGCAGTGATTGCTATCCAGGATCACACTGCTTACATGTGGGATGTTGAGTCCAGGAGAAGCCAg GTTTTGCTGTGGTCAGCCAGCAAAGTGTTTGAGGAGTTGACGGATATTGAAAGACAGTTTCACAAGGCTTTGTACACAGTGAGGACGTATCTCAAGTGTGAGAGATACTCTGTGGGACTCCTGGACATGACCAAGGAAAAG GAGTTCTTCGATGAGTGGCCAATCAAACTAGGAGAACAGGAGCCATACAAGGGCCCTAAGACACCTGATGGCAGA GAGGTCAACTTCTACAAGATTATTGATTACTTGTTGGAAGACAAAGAGGAGATTAAAGTTATCCC TGGCCCTCCAGCTGACCACTGGGCCCTGGTCAGTGGACTACCAACATATGTGGCTGAGAATGGATTT atcTGCAACATGATGAATGCTCCAGCAGATGATTATTTCGCATTTCAG AAAGAAGCAGTGGATGAGACTGGATGGATGATAAAGAATGTCCTCTCCCTCCCTATTGTcaacaaaaaggaagaaatagTTGGAATTGCCACCTTCTTTAACAGGAAAGATGGCAAACCATTTGACGAGAATGATGAACAAATTACAGAA GCTCTGACCCAGTTCCTCGGCTGGTCCACACTGAACTGTGACACATACGACAAACTGAACAGGACAGAGTGGAGGAAAGACGTGGCCCAGGAGATGCTCATGTACCAGGCCAGGGCCACACCAAGTGAAATCCAGAGCATTCTC AACACTGAAGAGAAGCTTGGCAGCGCTCCAGAGGACTGTGACCAGAAGGAGATGTACAAACTTTTG AGGGCCAACATCCCTGAGACTAAAaaggtggagctgctggagtTCCGCTTCAGCGACTTCCCCTTGTCCGAATTTGAGCTCATCAAGTGTGGTATCCGCTGCTTCTTTGACCTGGGGGTGGTGGAGAAGTTCAAAGTCCCAGCTGAG GTCCTGACAAGGTGGATGTACACTGTTCGCAAAGGATACCGTGCCATCACCTACCACAACTGGAGACATGGCTTCAATGTTGGCCAAACCATGTTCACACTATTGATG ACAGGTAATCTGAAGAAGTACTACTCTGATCTTGAGGCCTTTGCCATGGTTGCTGCAGGATTCTGCCATGATATTGACCACAGAGGAACTAACAATCTCTACCAGACAAA GAGTGCATCTCCACTGGCAAAGCTCCACAGCTCTTCAGTTATGGAGCGGCATCATCTTGAGTTCAGTAAGACACTGATGTCGGATGAG GAACTGAATATCTTCCAAAACCTTCAGAAACGTCAGTTTGAGACTGTGCAGCATCTATTTGAAGTTTGCATAATTGCCACTGATCTGGCTCTCTATTTCAA GAAGAGAACAATGTTCCAGAAAATTGTGGAAGCTGTAGGGACAATTCCGGACGAGAAGGAAAGACTTGGCTTCGTCTCTAACAATGCAACCCGAAAGGAAATTATCAT GGCAATGATGATGACAGCATGTGACCTGTCAGCCATTACTAAGCCGTGGGAGGTTCAGAGCAAG GTCGCTCTGATGGTGGCAGCAGAATTTTGGGAGCAGGGAGACCTAGAAAGGACGGTTCTTGACCAGCAACCTATT CCTATGATGGACAGAAACCATGCTGATGAGCTACCCAAGATGCAGTGTGGCTTCATTGATTTTGTGTGCTCCTTTGTGTACAAG GAGTTTTCGAAGTTCCACGAAGAGATCAAACCCATGTGGGATGGCCTGAACAACAACAGGACAGAGTGGAAAGCCCTGGCAGATGTCCATGAGGCCAAGATGAAGGCTattgaagaggagaagaaaaggctGGAAGGAGGAGGCCAAG caGCTGAAGAAGGCGGGAAGTCGAAGACGTGTGTCATCTCCTAG
- the LOC115372335 gene encoding leucine-rich glioma-inactivated protein 1-like, which translates to MENATKIPKRLAWLGLLLVASVLLVVDSKRARQPRCPASCTCTKDNALCESAGLIPRSFPSDVISLSFVKSQFTEIPKESFIHTPALHLLLFTANTFDSINEDAFLGLPHLEYLFIENNQIKSISPHAFRGLKTLVHLSLAYNNLETLPKDVFKGLEALTKIDLRGNQFICDCKLKWLVEWMYHTNATVDQIYCKGPATHLDKKINDLVPQSFDCITTEFASYQSLKFESISVEAFSFGNDQYVVFAQPFIGKCSFLEWDHVEMVFRNFDDIDSTSTVICKPLVIDNQLFIIVAQLFGGSHIYKRDISANKFIKIQDIDILKIRKPNDVETFRIDGESFFVIADSSKAGSTTIYKWNGNGFYSHQSLHPWYRDTDVEYMEISSKPHLILSSSSQRPVIYQWNKGTKLFDRRTDIPEMEDVYAVKHFQVKNDLFICLTRFIGDSKVMRWDGALFHELQTMPSRGSMVFQPFAVGNWQYAILGSDYSFTQVYRWDDKKGQFVHFQELNIQAPRAFSPVSIDNRQFLLASSFKGKTQIYEHLVIDLSN; encoded by the exons ATGGAAAACGCAACCAAGATCCCCAAAAGATTGGCTTGGCTTGGCTTACTTCTGGTGGCGTCTGTTTTACTTGTAGTGGACAGCAAGAGAGCCAGGCAGCCTCGTTGTCCCGCATCATGTACATGTACCAAAGATAACGCGTTGTGCGAAAGCGCAGGACTGATCCCTCGCAGCTTTCCATCCGATGTCATATCACT ATCATTCGTGAAGTCTCAATTCACTGAAATCCCGAAAGAGAGCTTCATCCACACGCCTGCCCTGCATCTCCT TCTTTTCACCGCCAACACCTTTGACTCAATAAATGAGGACGCGTTCCTTGGACTTCCTCATCTGGAGTATCT ATTCATTGAGAACAACCAAATCAAGTCGATATCGCCACATGCTTTCCGTGGGCTGAAAACTTTAGTACATCT gagTCTGGCCTATAACAATCTTGAGACTCTGCCCAAAGATGTGTTCAAAGGCCTTGAGGCCTTGACCAAAAT AGACTTGCGGGGGAACCAGTTCATCTGTGACTGTAAGCTGAAGTGGCTGGTGGAGTGGATGTACCACACCAATGCAACGGTGGACCAGATTTATTGTAAAGGCCCAGCCACCCATCTGGACAAGAAGATCAATGATCTTGTGCCTCAGTCCTTTGACTGCATCACCACAG AGTTTGCCTCCTACCAATCCCTGAAGTTTGAATCTATATCTGTGGAGGCTTTTTCTTTTGGGAATGACCAGTATGTGGTATTTGCTCAGCCCTTCATtgggaaatgtagttttctGGAGTGGGATCATGTGGAGATGGTCTTCAGAAATTTTGACGATATTGACA GTACATCTACAGTGATTTGCAAACCTTTGGTTATTGACAACCAGCTTTTTATCATTGTGGCTCAATTGTTTGGTGGTTCACACATCTATAAGCGCGACATCTCTGCTAACAAGTTCATTAAGATCCAAGACATTGACATCCTCAAAATCCGCAAACCCAACGATGTAGAGACATTCCGCATCGATGGAGAATCTTTCTTCGTCATCGCTGACAGCTCTAAAGCCGGTTCTACCACCATCTACAAGTGGAACGGTAATGGCTTCTACTCACACCAGTCTCTCCACCCATGGTACCGGGACACCGATGTGGAGTACATGGAGATCTCCTCCAAACCTCACCTAATACTGTCCAGCAGCTCCCAGAGGCCGGTCATCTACCAGTGGAACAAAGGCACCAAGCTGTTTGACCGCCGCACTGACATCCCAGAAATGGAGGATGTCTACGCCGTGAAGCATTTCCAGGTCAAGAACGACCTCTTCATCTGTCTGACACGCTTCATTGGCGACTCCAAAGTGATGCGCTGGGATGGTGCCCTATTTCATGAGTTGCAGACCATGCCCTCACGTGGCTCCATGGTGTTCCAGCCCTTTGCAGTGGGCAATTGGCAGTACGCCATCCTGGGCAGCGACTACTCCTTCACCCAGGTGTACCGCTGGGATGACAAGAAGGGGCAGTTTGTCCATTTTCAGGAGCTTAATATCCAGGCACCTAGAGCCTTCTCTCCAGTCTCCATAGACAACCGGCAATTCCTGCTGGCCTCTAGTTTCAAAGGGAAGACGCAGATCTATGAGCACCTAGTCATTGATCTGAGTAATTGA